A window of Geotrypetes seraphini chromosome 16, aGeoSer1.1, whole genome shotgun sequence genomic DNA:
ataactctttttgtaatccgctttgaaccgaaaggtaatggcggaatagaaatctgtaatgtaatgtatgttactacaattctctttttttattttattatttaattgtGTTTAATTTTAATTAGTGAGTAACTAGATCTGCTGATATATATTTGATGACTTTTACTCTTGCCCTTACTCAGAATGTTATGATTAAGTGAGGGATATGAAGGAATTTTAAGTTTGAATTTATGTTGAGTATATTTTATTAGATTATAAATGTAATAGAAATTGGTTTATAATGGTTATAATATGTGGAATGTGTTGTTCGACTGAATATTACGTACAGTATGTTTTGTATGGGAACCGCTTAGACCTAAGCAGtctataagttttaaaaataaataaataaaacaaatattataTAATCCAACTAGAAACTTACTGATAGTGCAGAATATAAAtcatattaataaattaaaaaaaacctcacaaaGAGGAAGTGaaactatctttcaaaaattaTACTGCATTCATAACAGTGCAGATGCTGTGTATCTCAGTGAGGGATGAGTAGACATCTTAAAACTGAAATTACCATATAAAATGGTAGTTGTGTTACTGGATTCTTGGGGcttattttacaaagccgcgctagcgggtttagcgcatgtgacttttaatcacgcgctaacccccgcgctggccgaaaaactactgtctgttcaagaggaggcggtagcggctagcccggccggcggtttagcacacgctattacatgctattacctttgtaaaaggagcccttggtttagtCATGAATCGATAACAAATATGACTGTTGTATAttttttatctgctatcatctactaagtaaagttatttttattccATGTCTTCCAATTTTATGCATCGTAACTGAATTGGCAGCTTCCTAAGTACATGACTTCTGCAGAGTTCCAAGTTATTCTGCAACAATCTTTATTTTGGGAGTGCcgaagggatctgtactgggaccggtgctatttaacttatttataaatgatctggaaattggaaatttgcagatgacattacactgttcaaagtttttttaaaaatgcagattgtgaaaaattgcaggcagaccttaggaaattggaagactaggtatccaaatggcagattcaatttcatgtggacaaatacaaagtgatataTATTGGGAAGAAAGGCGCGcaaccgagcgcagacaactgagcacaggacTTAATTGTGCCGaggaaaaaatttattttaaagggcttcgacgggggggtgttggtggggaatccccccactttacttaatagagatcgcgctggcattgtgggggatttggggggttgtaacccccctcattatactggaaacttaactttttccctgttttttaaggaaaaagttaaatttgcaatataatgtggggggttacacccccccaacatggcagtgtgaagcagcgcgatctctattaagtagagtggggggtttccccccacacacccccatcagagTCCTTTAAAAGATGTTTTTTCTTCGACGCAATTAAGCCctacgctcagttgtctgcgctcggttgtcggcgcgcctttgtcctcggaCGCTTTTGACCCGTCAACCCCACGAACTGTACATTAATGTAACACCCTTCAATAAAAAGACCTCTTAGTCAAGTAATTTCATTTTCTTATGATTTTCAGGTTAAAGATTGGTATGATGCCAGGAGGAAACGAAACCTATGTGAAAGAATTTATTTTTCATGGAATCAGCATCAATGAAAGTTCACAGGCTGCTCTATTTATGCTTTTCTTATTGTTCTACATTCTTACATTGACTGGCAATATATCTATCATCATGTTGGTATGGTCCAACACTTCCCTCCACAAACCTATGTATATTTTCCTTAGCAACCTGTCCTTCGTTGAAATCTGGTACACAACTACTACTGTTCCCAAAATGCTTTCTGGCTTGCTATCTCAAATTAACTCTATTTCTTTCAAAGGTTGCTTTACACAGTTTTATTTCTTCTTCAGCTGTGGTGCAACTGAGCATCTTCTTCTCACCATCATGGGTTATGATCGCTACCTAGCCATTTGTTATCCTCTCCACTACAATATCTTAATGAGCAATAAGAAATGCTGTTTCTTTGCAGCTTCCTGTTGGATTGGTGCTTTCCTTTGGTCTTTGTTTCCTATAATATTAATATCAAAGTTGCCGTT
This region includes:
- the LOC117350881 gene encoding olfactory receptor 11H6-like, translating into MPGGNETYVKEFIFHGISINESSQAALFMLFLLFYILTLTGNISIIMLVWSNTSLHKPMYIFLSNLSFVEIWYTTTTVPKMLSGLLSQINSISFKGCFTQFYFFFSCGATEHLLLTIMGYDRYLAICYPLHYNILMSNKKCCFFAASCWIGAFLWSLFPIILISKLPFCGPNKINHFLCDPGPLLELSCVRYFSTELILTLYFAILVFSTSSFTFISYAFIIRTILRIPSASGRRKAFSTCASHLIVVSIFFGCVMYMYIRPSGNHPFPLDKVIAVFYTVVTPLLNPVIYTLRNKEVLEVVKKMMRL